In the genome of Hyla sarda isolate aHylSar1 unplaced genomic scaffold, aHylSar1.hap1 scaffold_1253, whole genome shotgun sequence, one region contains:
- the LOC130303995 gene encoding histone H4 codes for MSGRGKGGKGLGKGGAKRHRKVLRDNIQGITKPAIRRLARRGGVKRISGLIYEETRGVLKVFLENVIRDAVTYTEHAKRKTVTAMDVVYALKRQGRTLYGFGG; via the coding sequence ATGTCGGGACGCGGTAAAGGAGGGAAAGGTCTCGGTAAGGGCGGAGCCAAGCGGCACAGGAAGGTGCTCCGGGATAACATCCAGGGCATCACCAAGCCTGCCATCCGCCGTCTAGCTCGCAGGGGAGGTGTGAAGCGCATCTCCGGCCTCATCTATGAAGAGACCCGCGGTGTCCTGAAAGTCTTCCTGGAGAACGTCATCCGTGACGCCGTCACCTACACCGAGCACGCCAAGAGGAAGACCGTCACCGCTATGGACGTGGTGTACGCCCTCAAGCGCCAGGGCCGCACTCTCTACGGCTTCGGAGGTTAA